The Megalobrama amblycephala isolate DHTTF-2021 linkage group LG13, ASM1881202v1, whole genome shotgun sequence genome contains a region encoding:
- the smg9 gene encoding nonsense-mediated mRNA decay factor SMG9, giving the protein MSESGHSQPGMYGQGRRRRRRRDRDPGPPGQNLSGPSRDRDYVPRERRDGSEEPTGPLLQKTPIILAKPPGERISSKSSAPASGAPSLEKPIMLIKTRDEGGKPGNTPDVPPSASGAGSVKLEREGQRPTQPVYQIQNRGMGSAASGGAVDPVIGQTKLLPPEKMKHSIKLVDDQMNWCDSAMEYLRDQTDMLVVGVIGLQGTGKSTIMSLLSANSPEEDQRAYVFRAQTQEIKERAGNQSSGIDFYITQERVIFLDTQPILSPSILDHLINNDRKLPPEYNLPHTYVEMQSLQITAFLFTVCHVVIVIQDWFTDINLYRFLQTAEMLKPSTPSASHDSTGSSGADDGSEYYPHIVFLQNKARREEFCPRNLKKMHMAVDKLMAHSHLKYKGTLSMLDCNIFPGLSRDYLEAEVNLFLLPMMENDGEDALTRAGSGPPLFSLLPGYRGHPSFSSLVSKFRSQILAMSRSQLSHTILTEKNWFHYAARIWDGVKKSSALSEYSRLLS; this is encoded by the exons atGTCGGAGTCCGGCCACAGTCAGCCCGGTATGTACGGACAGGGAAGGAGGAGGAGGCGACGGCGAGACCGAGACCCAGGACCGCCGGGTCAAAACCTCTCCGGCCCCAGTCGTGATCGAGACTATGTTCCCCGTGAGCGCAGG GATGGGAGTGAGGAACCTACAGGACCCCTTCTACAGAAGACCCCCATTATTCTTGCTAAACCTCCTGGAGAGCGAATAagt TCCAAATCAAGTGCTCCAGCGAGTGGAGCCCCGTCTTTGGAAAAGCCGATCATGCTCATTAAGACCAGAGATGAAGGGGGGAAACCTGGGAACACTCCTGATGTGCCTCCTTCAGCCTCAGGTGCAGGAAGTGTCAAACTGGAGAGGGAAGGTCAGCGACCAACTCAACCCGTGTATCAGATCCAGAACAGAGGCATGGGCTCAGCTGCGTCCGGTGGAGCTGTGGATC CTGTGATTGGCCAGACTAAGCTCCTCCCCCCTGAGAAGATGAAGCACAGCATTAAGCTGGTGGATGACCAAATGAATTGGTGTGACAGCGCTATGGAG TATCTGCGAGACCAGACGGATATGTTGGTAGTGGGAGTTATTGGGCTACAAGGCACTGGCAAATCCACAATCATGTCTCTCCTGTCTGCTAACAGCCCTGAGGAGGACCAGAG GGCGTATGTATTCAGAGCTCAGACGCAGGAGATCAAGGAGAGAGCTGGGAACCAGAGCAGTGGAATCGATTTCTACATCACTCAGGAGAGGGTCATCTTTCTGGACACACAG CCGATTTTGAGCCCTTCTATTTTGGATCATCTTATTAACAATGACCGCAAGCTTCCGCCTGAATACAACCTTCCACATACATACGTGGAGATGCAG TCTCTGCAGATCACTGCCTTCCTCTTTACCGTATGTCACGTTGTGATTGTGATTCAGGACTGGTTCACTGACATCAACTTGTATAG GTTTCTGCAGACTGCTGAGATGCTGAAACCCTCGACTCCATCTGCCAGTCACGACAGCACCGGCTCCTCAGGGGCAGATGATGGCTCTGAGTATTACCCCCACATAG TTTTCTTGCAGAACAAAGCAAGGAGGGAGGAGTTCTGTCCACGAAACCTGAAGAAGATGCATATGGCAGTTGACAAGCTTATGGCCCATTCCCACCTAAAATATAAAG GCACATTATCCATGCTGGATTGTAACATATTCCCGGGACTGAGTCGAGACTACTTGGAGGCAGAAGTCAATCTTTTTCTCTTACCTATGATGGAGAATGATGGTGAAGATGCTTTGACAAGAGCAG GATCAGGCCCCCCTCTTTTCTCTCTGCTGCCTGGTTACAGAGGTCATCCCAGCTTTTCTTCACTGGTTTCTAAATTCCGCAGTCAGATCCTGGCTATGTCCCGCAGTCAGCTCTCACACACAATCCTCACTGAGAAAAACTG GTTTCACTATGCAGCTAGAATTTGGGATGGTGTGAAGAAGTCATCTGCACTCTCAGAGTATAGCCGGCTGCTGTCGTAG